From Chaetodon auriga isolate fChaAug3 chromosome 10, fChaAug3.hap1, whole genome shotgun sequence, a single genomic window includes:
- the szrd1 gene encoding SUZ RNA-binding domain-containing has protein sequence MDEEVSESWEEAADSGEMEKRLEEKLRISQKEKESSNNSPRSPLKTTMVIQDNSLPAAPPPQIRILKRPASNGSLGSPSNQNRPTPQVKSLAQREAEYAEARKRILGSACPEETPQDKPNTDRPGRNNSTLPSEDTRSNNHTVGQPDGTQGFRQHR, from the exons ATGGATGAGGAGGTCTCCGAAAGTTGGGAGGAAGCTGCTGATAGTGGG gaaATGGAGAAACGGTTAGAAGAGAAGCTAAGGATCAGCCAGAAAGAAAA GGAGTCCAGTAATAATTCTCCACGATCTCCATTGAAGACAACCATGGTGATACAAGACAACTCTCTGCCAGCAGCACCCCCACCTCAGATCCGCATTTTGAAGCGGCCTGCAAGTAACGGGTCATTGGGATCACCCTCGAATCAGAACAGGCCCACACCACAAGTTAAGTCTCTGGCCCAGCGTGAGGCAGAGTACGCCGAGGCCAGGAAGAGAATACTGGGCAGTGCCTGCCCAGAGGAGACGCCTCAGGACAAGCCCAACACTGACCG GCCAGGGCGCAATAACTCAACATTGCCTTCAGAGGACACCCGATCAAACAATCACACTGTCGGGCAGCCAGACGGTACCCAAGGGTTCCGACAGCACAGATAA
- the atp13a2 gene encoding polyamine-transporting ATPase 13A2 isoform X1, whose translation MDRRGSVVEPQGGLLSPSPPDPLLGPDSLMDAQGYKWVRWRVWLCRLAAVLSLGLLLIVFHWCPRLGVLARCCSCPLALANILLIRDSFGQQHVVEVLTEEVEEGSLESLGELEDTEWRDTVQLYREEKTLLRYYLFEGMRFIWLDTKGAFCRVSVLNEDWTCKDLYGFQKGLSPLKQSLRRRVYGPNLIDVPVKPYVKLLFEEVLNPFYVFQLISITLWLIDDYIVYAICIFIISMLSVCISLYETRKQSVTLRDMAQLVTNVTVRRDSGVEECVSSVDLVPGDCLIVPQEGLLLPCDAALLAGECLVNESMLTGESVPVLKTPLPAGEGKYSSEAERRHTLFCGTQLIQAKGGRPGGSGAVAVVTSTGFFTAKGNLVSSILYPQPTNFRFYQDSAKFLLILGFVALTGTIYSFVVLLKTNVTWVELVIRSLDIVTIAVPPALPAAITTGTIYAQRRLKKQGVFCISPPRINICGKVSVFCFDKTGTLTEEGLDVWGVMEGGPAGFSELVPEPRLLSPGHMLSGLACCHTVTLLRGQPLGDPLELKMVESTGWTLQEPEGDGKALDAQFGGHKVLAVMRCPAQGASTSQAVAIVQRFPFSSALQRMSVVTVAQGGRSVLAFIKGSPEMVASLCQAETVPAQFSSKLRNFSSEGLRVLALACKPLDKNTDIRTIKRGEVEKDMQFVGLLMMKNLVKPESAKVINILRLAHLRSVMVTGDNILTAVNVAKSCGMVGSDEKVIFVNATPHTAQSMPTLTFNVEDAGTTDTQSSIEVITQGLYQGGFGYHLAINGRSFAALCDHFPDYLPKVLVRTTIFARMSPDQKTQLVKELQKLNYRVGMCGDGANDCGALRAADVGVSLSDAEASVASPFTSKTDNISCVPLLIREGRCSLITSFSLFRYMALYSLIQFCSILILYTVKTTMADLQFLVCDIFLVTVLAIVMGRGGPSKELHSRRPAASLLTLPVLGSLFIHTCLIILGQLAVFFITTSQDWYIPLNSTVYGTANLPNMEDTVVFSLSGYQYIIMAVVVTKGYPHKKPLYHNVIFLCLLFLLLALMTWLVVSPGSWVRQELLLYNISDMGFKMLLIAVAALNFFICFVVEVLIDAGILNCLRLLRGRRQSKKQYKRLNILLSNSPSWPPLNQPLVPTDHTIICLS comes from the exons GTAGTGTGGTGGAGCCGCAGGGCGGACTCCTCTCACCCAGTCCACCAGACCCCCTGCTTGGTCCTGACTCACTCATG GATGCTCAAGGGTATAAGTGGGTGCGCTGGCGAGTGTGGTTGTGTCGtctggctgctgtgctgtcctTGGGTCTCCTCCTGATTGTGTTTCACTGGTGCCCACGGCTTGGCGTCCTCGCCCGCTGCTGCTCCTGCCCTCTGGCTTTGGCAAATATTTTGCTAATAAGA GACAGTTTTGGTCAGCAGCATGTGGTGGAGGTCCtcacagaggaggtggaggagggcag TTTGGAGTCATTGggagagctggaggacacaGAATGGAGAGATACAGTTCAGCTTTACAGGGAGGAG AAAACTCTGTTGCGCTACTACCTGTTTGAAGGAATGCGCTTCATCTGGCTGGACACAAAAGGAGCTTTTTGTCGTGTTAG TGTCCTCAATGAGGACTGGACCTGCAAGGACCTGTATGGCTTCCAAAAGGGCCTGAGTCCCCTGAAGCAGAGCTTGAG GAGACGCGTGTATGGGCCCAACCTCATTGATGTGCCTGTGAAGCCTTATGTGAAACTCCTGTTTGAGGAG GTCCTCAACCCGTTCTACGTTTTCCAGTTGATCAGCATCACCCTGTGGTTGATTGACGATTATATTGTTTACGCCATATGTATATTCATTATCTCCATGTTGTCCGTCTGTATCTCACTGTATGAGACACGTAAG CAAAGCGTCACTCTTCGCGACATGGCCCAGCTTGTCACGAATGTCACCGTACGGAGAGACTCAGGAG tggaggagtgtgtgagcTCCGTGGACCTGGTGCCCGGCGACTGTCTCATCGTCCCTCAGGAAGGTCTGCTGCTGCCCTGTGATGCTGCCCTGCTGGCTGGGGAGTGTCTGGTCAACGAGAGCATGCTGACAG GTGAAAGTGTCCCTGTGCTGAAAACCCCACTGCCAGCCGGTGAAGGGAAGTACAGTTCAGAGGCTGAGCGCAGGCACACTCTCTTCTGTGGTACCCAGCTCATTCAGGCCAAAGGGGGACGGCCAGGGGGGAGCGGTGCTGTCGCTGTGGTCACAAGCACTG GGTTTTTCACAGCCAAAGGTAACCTGGTCAGCTCCATTTTGTATCCTCAGCCGACCAACTTCCGCTTCTACCAAGATTCTGCCAAATTCCTGCTCATCCTGGGTTTTGTTG CGTTGACTGGCACCATTTACAGCTTTGTGGTCCTCCTCAAAACCAAT GTGACCTGGGTGGAGTTGGTGATTAGGAGCCTGGATATTGTGACCATCGCAGTGCCTCCTGCCCTGCCTGCTGCCATCACCACTGGCACGATCTACGCCCAGCGCAGGCTGAAGAAACAGGGCGTCTTCTGCATCAGTCCACCGCGGATCAACATCTGTGGCAAGGTCTCAGTCTTCTGCTTTGACAAG ACAGGCACTCTAACAGAGGAGGGTCTGGATGTGTGGGGAGTGATGGAGGGGGGACCTGCCGGTTTCTCTGAGCTGGTCCCAGAGCCCAGACTCCTGTCTCCAGGGCACATGCTCTCAGGTCTGgcctgctgtcacactgtgacactgtTACGAGGTCAGCCCCTCGGAGACCCTTTGGAGCTCAAGATGGTCGAGTCCACTGGTTGG ACGCTCCAGGAGCCAGAGGGAGATGGAAAAGCACTGGATGCGCAGTTTGGAGGCCACAAAGTCTTGGCGGTTATGAGATGTCCAGCTCAAGGAGCT TCCACAAGCCAGGCGGTGGCCATTGTTCAGAGGTTTCCCTTCTCCTCGGCCCTGCAGAGGATGAGTGTGGTGACGGTGGCCCAGGGGGGACGCTCGGTTCTCGCTTTTATCAAAGGATCCCCAGAAATGGTGGCTAGTCTCTGCCAAGCAGAAACTG TGCCAGCGCAGTTCTCCAGCAAACTACGAAACTTCTCAAGTGAAGGCCTCAGGGTTCTTGCACTTGCCTGTAAACCATTAGACAAGAACACTGACATAAGGACCATTAAAAG AGGGGAGGTAGAGAAAGACATGCAGTTCGTGGGCctgctgatgatgaagaacTTAGTGAAGCCAGAGAGTGCCAAGGTTATTAACATCCTGAGACTGGCACACCTTCGCAGCGTCATGGTCACTG GGGACAACATTTTGACGGCAGTCAATGTAGCAAAAAGCTGTGGGATGGTGGGGTCTGATGAGAAGGTGATATTCGTCAATGCAACCCCCCACACTGCCCAGTCCATGCCCACCCTCACGTTCAACGTGGAAGATGCAGGGACCACAGATACCCAAAGCTCCATTGAGGTCATCACTCAG ggCCTGTACCAGGGTGGGTTTGGCTATCACTTAGCTATTAATGGCAGGTCTTTTGCTGCCCTCTGTGACCACTTCCCTGATTATCTGCCAAAG GTTTTGGTGCGAACTACAATATTTGCACGCATGTCTCCTGACCAGAAAACCCAGCTGgtgaaagagctgcagaaactCAA CTACCGGGTGGGCATGTGTGGGGACGGGGCCAATGACTGTGGGGCTCTGAGGGCTGCTGATGTCGGCGTTTCCCTGTCTGATGCTGAGGCTTCAGTCGCTTCACCATTCACTTCCAAGACCGACAACATCAGCTGTGTGCCGCTGCTTATCAG AGAGGGCCGATGTTCCCTGATCACCTCCTTCAGTCTCTTCAGATACATGGCCCTGTACAGCCTCATTCAGTTTTGCTCTATCCTCATCCTGTACACA GTGAAGACGACCATGGCTGACCTGCAGTTCCTGGTCTGTGACATTTTTCTGGTGACTGTGCTGGCCATCGTGATGGGGAGAGGAGGCCCCAGTAAGGAGCTGCACTCCCGCCGCCCTGCAGCCAGTCTGCTGACCCTGCCTGTCCTGGGCAGCCTCTTCATCCACACCTGCTTGATCATCCTGGGCCAGCTGGCTGTGTTCTTCATCACCACCTCACAGGACTG gtATATTCCACTCAATTCCACAGTGTATGGAACAGCCAACCTGCCCAACATGGAggacactgttgtgttttccttaTCAGGTTACCAGTACATCATCATGGCTGTGGTGGTCACCAAGGGCTACCCTCACAAGAAACCTCTCTACCACAATG TGATTttcctctgcctgctgtttctcctcttgGCCCTGATGACTTGGCTGGTGGTGTCTCCTGGGTCTTGGGTTCGCCAGGAACTTCTGCTGTACAACATCTCTGATATGGGTTTCAAAATGCTGCTCATCGCTGTGGCTGCTCTCAacttcttcatttgttttgttgtggag gtgcTGATAGACGCAGGTATCCTGAACTGTCTGCGGTTGCTGCGTGGGAGACGTCAGTCAAAGAAACAGTATAAACGTCTAAACATCCTTCTGTCTAACTCCCCATCATGGCCGCCTCTTAATCAACCCCTGGTCCCCACCGATCACACAATCATCTGCCTTAGCTAG
- the atp13a2 gene encoding polyamine-transporting ATPase 13A2 isoform X2 codes for MDAQGYKWVRWRVWLCRLAAVLSLGLLLIVFHWCPRLGVLARCCSCPLALANILLIRDSFGQQHVVEVLTEEVEEGSLESLGELEDTEWRDTVQLYREEKTLLRYYLFEGMRFIWLDTKGAFCRVSVLNEDWTCKDLYGFQKGLSPLKQSLRRRVYGPNLIDVPVKPYVKLLFEEVLNPFYVFQLISITLWLIDDYIVYAICIFIISMLSVCISLYETRKQSVTLRDMAQLVTNVTVRRDSGVEECVSSVDLVPGDCLIVPQEGLLLPCDAALLAGECLVNESMLTGESVPVLKTPLPAGEGKYSSEAERRHTLFCGTQLIQAKGGRPGGSGAVAVVTSTGFFTAKGNLVSSILYPQPTNFRFYQDSAKFLLILGFVALTGTIYSFVVLLKTNVTWVELVIRSLDIVTIAVPPALPAAITTGTIYAQRRLKKQGVFCISPPRINICGKVSVFCFDKTGTLTEEGLDVWGVMEGGPAGFSELVPEPRLLSPGHMLSGLACCHTVTLLRGQPLGDPLELKMVESTGWTLQEPEGDGKALDAQFGGHKVLAVMRCPAQGASTSQAVAIVQRFPFSSALQRMSVVTVAQGGRSVLAFIKGSPEMVASLCQAETVPAQFSSKLRNFSSEGLRVLALACKPLDKNTDIRTIKRGEVEKDMQFVGLLMMKNLVKPESAKVINILRLAHLRSVMVTGDNILTAVNVAKSCGMVGSDEKVIFVNATPHTAQSMPTLTFNVEDAGTTDTQSSIEVITQGLYQGGFGYHLAINGRSFAALCDHFPDYLPKVLVRTTIFARMSPDQKTQLVKELQKLNYRVGMCGDGANDCGALRAADVGVSLSDAEASVASPFTSKTDNISCVPLLIREGRCSLITSFSLFRYMALYSLIQFCSILILYTVKTTMADLQFLVCDIFLVTVLAIVMGRGGPSKELHSRRPAASLLTLPVLGSLFIHTCLIILGQLAVFFITTSQDWYIPLNSTVYGTANLPNMEDTVVFSLSGYQYIIMAVVVTKGYPHKKPLYHNVIFLCLLFLLLALMTWLVVSPGSWVRQELLLYNISDMGFKMLLIAVAALNFFICFVVEVLIDAGILNCLRLLRGRRQSKKQYKRLNILLSNSPSWPPLNQPLVPTDHTIICLS; via the exons ATG GATGCTCAAGGGTATAAGTGGGTGCGCTGGCGAGTGTGGTTGTGTCGtctggctgctgtgctgtcctTGGGTCTCCTCCTGATTGTGTTTCACTGGTGCCCACGGCTTGGCGTCCTCGCCCGCTGCTGCTCCTGCCCTCTGGCTTTGGCAAATATTTTGCTAATAAGA GACAGTTTTGGTCAGCAGCATGTGGTGGAGGTCCtcacagaggaggtggaggagggcag TTTGGAGTCATTGggagagctggaggacacaGAATGGAGAGATACAGTTCAGCTTTACAGGGAGGAG AAAACTCTGTTGCGCTACTACCTGTTTGAAGGAATGCGCTTCATCTGGCTGGACACAAAAGGAGCTTTTTGTCGTGTTAG TGTCCTCAATGAGGACTGGACCTGCAAGGACCTGTATGGCTTCCAAAAGGGCCTGAGTCCCCTGAAGCAGAGCTTGAG GAGACGCGTGTATGGGCCCAACCTCATTGATGTGCCTGTGAAGCCTTATGTGAAACTCCTGTTTGAGGAG GTCCTCAACCCGTTCTACGTTTTCCAGTTGATCAGCATCACCCTGTGGTTGATTGACGATTATATTGTTTACGCCATATGTATATTCATTATCTCCATGTTGTCCGTCTGTATCTCACTGTATGAGACACGTAAG CAAAGCGTCACTCTTCGCGACATGGCCCAGCTTGTCACGAATGTCACCGTACGGAGAGACTCAGGAG tggaggagtgtgtgagcTCCGTGGACCTGGTGCCCGGCGACTGTCTCATCGTCCCTCAGGAAGGTCTGCTGCTGCCCTGTGATGCTGCCCTGCTGGCTGGGGAGTGTCTGGTCAACGAGAGCATGCTGACAG GTGAAAGTGTCCCTGTGCTGAAAACCCCACTGCCAGCCGGTGAAGGGAAGTACAGTTCAGAGGCTGAGCGCAGGCACACTCTCTTCTGTGGTACCCAGCTCATTCAGGCCAAAGGGGGACGGCCAGGGGGGAGCGGTGCTGTCGCTGTGGTCACAAGCACTG GGTTTTTCACAGCCAAAGGTAACCTGGTCAGCTCCATTTTGTATCCTCAGCCGACCAACTTCCGCTTCTACCAAGATTCTGCCAAATTCCTGCTCATCCTGGGTTTTGTTG CGTTGACTGGCACCATTTACAGCTTTGTGGTCCTCCTCAAAACCAAT GTGACCTGGGTGGAGTTGGTGATTAGGAGCCTGGATATTGTGACCATCGCAGTGCCTCCTGCCCTGCCTGCTGCCATCACCACTGGCACGATCTACGCCCAGCGCAGGCTGAAGAAACAGGGCGTCTTCTGCATCAGTCCACCGCGGATCAACATCTGTGGCAAGGTCTCAGTCTTCTGCTTTGACAAG ACAGGCACTCTAACAGAGGAGGGTCTGGATGTGTGGGGAGTGATGGAGGGGGGACCTGCCGGTTTCTCTGAGCTGGTCCCAGAGCCCAGACTCCTGTCTCCAGGGCACATGCTCTCAGGTCTGgcctgctgtcacactgtgacactgtTACGAGGTCAGCCCCTCGGAGACCCTTTGGAGCTCAAGATGGTCGAGTCCACTGGTTGG ACGCTCCAGGAGCCAGAGGGAGATGGAAAAGCACTGGATGCGCAGTTTGGAGGCCACAAAGTCTTGGCGGTTATGAGATGTCCAGCTCAAGGAGCT TCCACAAGCCAGGCGGTGGCCATTGTTCAGAGGTTTCCCTTCTCCTCGGCCCTGCAGAGGATGAGTGTGGTGACGGTGGCCCAGGGGGGACGCTCGGTTCTCGCTTTTATCAAAGGATCCCCAGAAATGGTGGCTAGTCTCTGCCAAGCAGAAACTG TGCCAGCGCAGTTCTCCAGCAAACTACGAAACTTCTCAAGTGAAGGCCTCAGGGTTCTTGCACTTGCCTGTAAACCATTAGACAAGAACACTGACATAAGGACCATTAAAAG AGGGGAGGTAGAGAAAGACATGCAGTTCGTGGGCctgctgatgatgaagaacTTAGTGAAGCCAGAGAGTGCCAAGGTTATTAACATCCTGAGACTGGCACACCTTCGCAGCGTCATGGTCACTG GGGACAACATTTTGACGGCAGTCAATGTAGCAAAAAGCTGTGGGATGGTGGGGTCTGATGAGAAGGTGATATTCGTCAATGCAACCCCCCACACTGCCCAGTCCATGCCCACCCTCACGTTCAACGTGGAAGATGCAGGGACCACAGATACCCAAAGCTCCATTGAGGTCATCACTCAG ggCCTGTACCAGGGTGGGTTTGGCTATCACTTAGCTATTAATGGCAGGTCTTTTGCTGCCCTCTGTGACCACTTCCCTGATTATCTGCCAAAG GTTTTGGTGCGAACTACAATATTTGCACGCATGTCTCCTGACCAGAAAACCCAGCTGgtgaaagagctgcagaaactCAA CTACCGGGTGGGCATGTGTGGGGACGGGGCCAATGACTGTGGGGCTCTGAGGGCTGCTGATGTCGGCGTTTCCCTGTCTGATGCTGAGGCTTCAGTCGCTTCACCATTCACTTCCAAGACCGACAACATCAGCTGTGTGCCGCTGCTTATCAG AGAGGGCCGATGTTCCCTGATCACCTCCTTCAGTCTCTTCAGATACATGGCCCTGTACAGCCTCATTCAGTTTTGCTCTATCCTCATCCTGTACACA GTGAAGACGACCATGGCTGACCTGCAGTTCCTGGTCTGTGACATTTTTCTGGTGACTGTGCTGGCCATCGTGATGGGGAGAGGAGGCCCCAGTAAGGAGCTGCACTCCCGCCGCCCTGCAGCCAGTCTGCTGACCCTGCCTGTCCTGGGCAGCCTCTTCATCCACACCTGCTTGATCATCCTGGGCCAGCTGGCTGTGTTCTTCATCACCACCTCACAGGACTG gtATATTCCACTCAATTCCACAGTGTATGGAACAGCCAACCTGCCCAACATGGAggacactgttgtgttttccttaTCAGGTTACCAGTACATCATCATGGCTGTGGTGGTCACCAAGGGCTACCCTCACAAGAAACCTCTCTACCACAATG TGATTttcctctgcctgctgtttctcctcttgGCCCTGATGACTTGGCTGGTGGTGTCTCCTGGGTCTTGGGTTCGCCAGGAACTTCTGCTGTACAACATCTCTGATATGGGTTTCAAAATGCTGCTCATCGCTGTGGCTGCTCTCAacttcttcatttgttttgttgtggag gtgcTGATAGACGCAGGTATCCTGAACTGTCTGCGGTTGCTGCGTGGGAGACGTCAGTCAAAGAAACAGTATAAACGTCTAAACATCCTTCTGTCTAACTCCCCATCATGGCCGCCTCTTAATCAACCCCTGGTCCCCACCGATCACACAATCATCTGCCTTAGCTAG